In Candidatus Tanganyikabacteria bacterium, the sequence GAGCCGCCTGCGCCTGGGCGCTGCCGCCCCGGAAGAAGTTCAGCAGCTTCTCGAGCAGCCGGGAGATCGCGCCGGACAGGGCCTTGAGCACCCCGCCATCGGACGGCCCGCCGGCCGCCACCACGGGCCTCGCATTGACGTACTGATCGGCCGGCATCGCGTAGCTCGCCGGCTGGCCGCCGGGTCCGGCGGGAATCGCCGGAGTCCAGCCGGCCGAATAGTTGTACGCCCCGACGTTCTGAATCGCCACCGCGCGCTCCTATATCACCACTGCGCCGCAAATCGGCGCCACCACTTTCCCTCTGCACGATCTATATCGGACCCGCCATGCACCGCCCGACGTCCCGGGAGCTAACGATGATCCAAGAGAGGATTAAGGTGAGTTAAATGGCCCAGTCGATCGCGGCCAGGCCGCGATCGAGCAGGTACGCGTTTGCCCGGGAGAAATGCCGGCAGCCGAAGAAGCCGTAGCTGGCCGACAGCGGCGAGGGATGCGGCGCCTCGAGCACGAGGTGGCGCCTTTCGTCGATGAGGGGCTTCTTCCCGCGGGCGTAGCGCCCCCAGAGCAGGAAGACCAGGCCGCCCCGCCGCTCGGCCAGGGCGCGGATGGCGCCGTCGGTGAAGCGCTCCCAGCCCTTGCCCTGGTGGGAGCCGGCCTCGTGCGCCCGCACCGTGAGGGTCGCGTTGAGCAGGAGCACCCCCTGGCGCGCCCAGCTCTCGAGGCTGCCGTGGCGCGGCGCCGGCACGCCCAGGTCGGTCGCCAGTTCCTTGAAGATGTTGACCAGCGACGGCGGCAGGGCCACGCCGGCGGGGACCGAGAAGGCCAGGCCGTGAGCCTGGCCGGGCCCGTGGTAGGGGTCCTGGCCGAGGATGACCACCCGCACCGCGTCGAAAGGCGTCAGGTCGAATGCCCCGAAGATCTGCGGCCCGGGCGGGAAGAAGCGGGCACCGCCGTCTCTCTCGGCCAGCAGGAAACGCTTGAGATCGGCGAAGTAGGGCGCGGCGAACTCGCCGGCCAGTTCGCGCTTCCACGACGCCTCGATGCGGGGATCGATCGCGAGCGTAGCGGTCATCAGGGCTCCACCGGCCGGGCCACGAACTTCACCAAGACCTCCACCGGCCCGCGGGGATCCAGGCCGCTGTAGCGGGCCCGCACCTGGGTGCCCGCCACGACCGGCACCAGGCGCGTGACGGTGCCCAGGGATAGCACATCGCCCCGCTTGAGCTCCCGGCCCGAGGCGACGATCGCGTCGCGCAGCCACAGCGCCGCATCCAGGGGGTGGCCCAGCAAGTGCTGCCCGAAGCCGGTCGCCTGCACCTGACCTTGCTCGTCGAGGATCTCCAGCTTGAACTCCGCCAGGCGCCTCTCCCAGTCCTGGCCGGCGGCCAGGGGGATGGGCGAGCCCACCACGCCCAATCGCGCCCCCGCATCCGCGGCCGCCAGGGCGGGACCGTCGACGACCACGTCCCTGGCGTACACGAGGTCGGGCAACTCGATGAACGGGATCACCGCGTCCAGGGCGTCCAGCAGTTCCGACCGCGTCTTGGCGAGGTTGATGGCTCCGCTGCGCACCCGCAGCAGCAGATCGCCTTCATGGAGCGGGTTGGAGCCGAAGGCCGCGTCCACCTCGCTGCCCGACGGAACCAGCATGCCGGCGAGCAGCACGCCGCGCAGCGGCGTCTTGACGCCGAACTTCTCCTGGACGGCCGGGTTGGTCAGGGCGGCCTTGTACCCGGCGATCTGCCCCGCGCCCGTGCGCCGCGCCTCGAAATCCCGCGCCAGGATCGCGACAAGGGCGTCCTGCACCTGGTAGGCCTGATCCAGCGTCATCCCGGCCGTCAGGGCCGGCGCCCCCTTGCGCGCCTTGTAGAAATGCGCCAGGGTCGGCGCGACCGCGCGCGGGTCGGCGGCCGCCGGGGCCGGGTCGTGGGAATGGCCTTCGTGGGCTCGCCCGGGAGCAGATGCAACCAGGAGGCAATGAAGGCTAAGGGCTGCCCGCAGGATTCGTTGCTTCATTCTTGATCCGCCGGATGCGTGGTTCCAGGAGAGTATAGGCTTTCGTGAAAACCTCGGCGGGCATCCCGGCGGCGCGCTTGATCTGGGCATCCTTGTCCAGCGGGTTGGAGATGCCCTCCAGGCGCCGGACGCCGCCCAGCCCCAGCGCTTTCCAGAAATAGACCGAACTGGTCGGCACGGGAAAGTCCGACCCGTGCAGGATGCGCCCGGCGAAGAGATCGGTCGAGAAGCGGAAGACGTTGCGGTAGCGCACCAGCGAGCAGAAACCCGCGGTGTCGCCGTAGGCGTGGTCGTAGGTGGCCAGCAGGCGCCCGAAGGCCGGCACGTGGTTCGCCCAGGGTTCGAAGACGGTGCAGGTGCCGCAGTGCGCGAAGACGACAGGCACGCCGAGCTTCAGCAGCGGCTCGCACAGCGTCGGATCGCCCAGGCGCTGCGCGACGCCGGGCAGCGTGTGCTCCGTGCCCGAGTGGCAGATCACCGGCAACTCCAGCTCCGCCAGCAACTGGCGGAAATCGGCGTACCGCGAGTCGGACGGGTCGAAGTGCTGGGCCGGCGGCAGCCACTTGAGGGCCACGGCCTCGGGGCCCCAGCGAGCGAGTTCTTCCAGCGCGTCCTTGCGCTGCGGGTTGATCGAGACGACCGGCAGCAGCCTGGGCGAGCGCTTCGCCACCTGGATGGCATACTCGTTGGGTACGTAGAGATGGGAGCGATCGGGGCGGAAGTCGCCATGCGCGTCGTACACCCCGTCCAGCGCGAACAGGCAGGCATAGTCCAGGGAGGTGCTCTCGTCGACCAGCCGCACCAGCCTGTCGGCGTAGTCGGCGTCCGTGCGCACCCCGCCAAGGCGTGCGAGCTGCCGCATCGCCAAGAACTGCACCGACCGCGCCATGCGCGGCGAGACATGGCAGCCGGTGACCCCGTCTCCGAGGCCGGCGAGGTGTACGTGAAGGTCGACGTGTTTCACTGGGCGCAATGATCCGGCAACATAACTGCAAGATTGCCACACTTCCGCGTGGTATGAGTGTTTTGAGGCATCAAGAGTGGGGCCCCTGGATTCGCCGCCGCATGCGAGGCGAGG encodes:
- the ung gene encoding uracil-DNA glycosylase, coding for MTATLAIDPRIEASWKRELAGEFAAPYFADLKRFLLAERDGGARFFPPGPQIFGAFDLTPFDAVRVVILGQDPYHGPGQAHGLAFSVPAGVALPPSLVNIFKELATDLGVPAPRHGSLESWARQGVLLLNATLTVRAHEAGSHQGKGWERFTDGAIRALAERRGGLVFLLWGRYARGKKPLIDERRHLVLEAPHPSPLSASYGFFGCRHFSRANAYLLDRGLAAIDWAI
- a CDS encoding hydratase — encoded protein: MKQRILRAALSLHCLLVASAPGRAHEGHSHDPAPAAADPRAVAPTLAHFYKARKGAPALTAGMTLDQAYQVQDALVAILARDFEARRTGAGQIAGYKAALTNPAVQEKFGVKTPLRGVLLAGMLVPSGSEVDAAFGSNPLHEGDLLLRVRSGAINLAKTRSELLDALDAVIPFIELPDLVYARDVVVDGPALAAADAGARLGVVGSPIPLAAGQDWERRLAEFKLEILDEQGQVQATGFGQHLLGHPLDAALWLRDAIVASGRELKRGDVLSLGTVTRLVPVVAGTQVRARYSGLDPRGPVEVLVKFVARPVEP
- a CDS encoding amidohydrolase family protein, with protein sequence MKHVDLHVHLAGLGDGVTGCHVSPRMARSVQFLAMRQLARLGGVRTDADYADRLVRLVDESTSLDYACLFALDGVYDAHGDFRPDRSHLYVPNEYAIQVAKRSPRLLPVVSINPQRKDALEELARWGPEAVALKWLPPAQHFDPSDSRYADFRQLLAELELPVICHSGTEHTLPGVAQRLGDPTLCEPLLKLGVPVVFAHCGTCTVFEPWANHVPAFGRLLATYDHAYGDTAGFCSLVRYRNVFRFSTDLFAGRILHGSDFPVPTSSVYFWKALGLGGVRRLEGISNPLDKDAQIKRAAGMPAEVFTKAYTLLEPRIRRIKNEATNPAGSP